The proteins below are encoded in one region of Archocentrus centrarchus isolate MPI-CPG fArcCen1 chromosome 13, fArcCen1, whole genome shotgun sequence:
- the LOC115790494 gene encoding sodium channel subunit beta-4-like, which translates to MASVDSTGSNVSGRLRSGDLLHAGLAVALLLGVWTVGGLEVSTGKVSSVEAMNGSTVLLPCTYSSCIGIENLYFNWQYNDNGTLKKLCEASIRMEGVEPKVHVTHERVEFVGSSKTNNISILLWNITFEDEGEYICFAKNPKEKNRNHSAVFTLIVVDQSHGVRDRESTQKPPVCRQSGLAQCGAKTEVIINRAVPS; encoded by the exons ATGGCGTCAGTGGACAGCACCGGTTCAAATGTCTCTGGTCGGCTGAGATCAGGGGATCTACTTCATGCTGGTCTGGCAGTTGCATTGCTGCTTG GTGTATGGACTGTTGGTGGACTGGAAGTTTCCACTGGTAAAGTGTCTTCAGTCGAAGCAATGAATGGCTCCACTGTTTTGTTGCCCTGCACCTACTCTTCGTGTATTGGTATCGAAAATCTCTACTTCAACTGGCAATATAATGACAATGGAACTCTCAAGAAG TTATGTGAAGCATCGATCCGTATGGAGGGTGTGGAGCCGAAGGTCCATGTGACCCACGAGCGTGTTGAGTTTGTCGGCTCCTCAAAGACTAACAACATTTCCATCTTGCTATGGAACATCACCTTTGAAGATGAAGGAGAGTACATCTGTTTTGCCAAGAACCCAAAAGAGAAGAACCGCAACCACAGTGCTGTCTTCACTCTTATAGTGGTGGATCAAA GTCATGGAGTTAGAGATAGGGAGTCCACACAAAAGCCTCCAGTCTGTCGGCAGTCTGGTCTGGCCCAGTGCGGTGCCAAGACTGAGGTCATTATCAACAGAGCAGTCCCAAGCTAA